Proteins encoded in a region of the Vibrio sp. CB1-14 genome:
- a CDS encoding MbcA/ParS/Xre antitoxin family protein, whose amino-acid sequence MDSVTEVRKAALEIFEEEGLADEWLNSPKWFFDGLTAVEMLRMPEGRDAVLGILDRIRYGDFS is encoded by the coding sequence ATGGATAGTGTAACTGAAGTGAGAAAAGCCGCTTTAGAGATATTTGAAGAAGAAGGCTTAGCTGATGAATGGCTAAATTCCCCTAAATGGTTTTTTGATGGTTTGACAGCAGTAGAAATGCTACGAATGCCAGAAGGAAGAGATGCAGTCCTAGGCATTTTGGATCGAATTCGCTATGGTGATTTTTCATGA
- a CDS encoding recombinase family protein: MSSGRIFAYCRVSTSEQTTDNQLLAIRSAGYEIQQNRVISETVSGSVPAIEREAFKTLVEHKLEAGDSLVVLKLDRLGRDNIDVQHTISMLIEKGVTPISLDLPIKDLGSSEGRLMLQMFSAFAEFERNRIRERTMEGQARARAEGKRVGRPEATATTDKVLRYKAQGLSQSKVAAATGFSLPTVKRHWNKGIEVS; the protein is encoded by the coding sequence ATGAGTTCTGGACGTATATTTGCCTATTGTCGAGTTTCAACAAGTGAACAGACTACTGACAACCAACTTTTGGCGATTCGAAGCGCTGGATATGAAATCCAGCAGAATCGAGTAATTAGTGAAACTGTGTCGGGTTCTGTCCCTGCCATTGAAAGGGAGGCGTTCAAAACATTAGTTGAACATAAGTTAGAGGCTGGCGATAGCTTGGTTGTTTTAAAGCTGGATCGGCTTGGTAGAGACAATATTGATGTTCAACATACGATTAGTATGTTGATCGAAAAAGGCGTAACTCCCATTTCTTTAGATCTTCCCATAAAGGATCTAGGTTCTTCTGAAGGAAGACTCATGTTGCAAATGTTCTCGGCATTTGCGGAATTTGAGCGAAATAGAATTCGCGAGCGGACTATGGAAGGGCAAGCTCGTGCGAGAGCGGAAGGCAAAAGAGTGGGGCGACCTGAGGCTACAGCAACAACAGATAAAGTTCTGAGGTACAAAGCTCAAGGACTTAGCCAGTCTAAAGTAGCGGCAGCGACTGGTTTCTCATTGCCAACAGTAAAACGTCACTGGAACAAAGGAATAGAGGTATCTTAG
- a CDS encoding type II toxin-antitoxin system HipA family toxin codes for MQKLNAYMNGELVGTLNKQKNGAHTFQYDKTWVTSDKSRPLSLSLKLQLPPIASDSVINYFDNLLPDSPKVRDRIVARYKASSKQPFDLLKEVGKDSVGAIALISPEQPYKNEPLNYQVLDDKKLDAVLSAYKSDIPLGMVEEEEDFRISVAGAQEKTALLFVDEQWCIPKGNTPTTHIIKLPIGEIQQANATLDLKDSVENEYLCIELAKALGFAVPNVHMLKTDNLKALAVERFDRRWTKDKANLLRLPQEDMCQVFGMPSSIKYESQGGPGISEIMKLLMGSSNALEDQYNFMKLQVFQWIIGATDGHAKNYSIYIEKGGSYRLTPFYDILSAYPLLGGRGLNIRKLKLAMGLKATRGKKYEINKILPRHFLDTAKAVNFSQDKMQEILNELKDEFPEAILQVKAKLPEDFPENISDSIFENATKILSKI; via the coding sequence ATGCAAAAACTAAACGCATACATGAACGGAGAACTCGTAGGGACTCTCAACAAACAGAAGAATGGTGCTCATACTTTTCAGTATGATAAGACCTGGGTAACCAGTGACAAGTCCCGACCACTATCATTGTCTCTAAAATTACAACTGCCACCTATAGCTTCAGACTCAGTCATCAACTACTTCGACAACCTTTTACCTGATAGCCCAAAGGTGAGAGATAGGATCGTAGCTCGTTATAAAGCTTCATCTAAGCAGCCATTCGATCTTCTCAAAGAAGTTGGTAAAGATAGCGTCGGAGCTATTGCATTAATTTCTCCTGAACAACCTTACAAAAATGAACCACTCAATTACCAAGTCTTAGATGATAAAAAGTTGGATGCTGTACTCTCAGCTTACAAATCCGATATCCCCCTCGGAATGGTTGAAGAAGAAGAAGACTTCAGGATATCAGTGGCTGGCGCTCAAGAAAAAACAGCACTCCTATTCGTTGATGAACAGTGGTGTATCCCCAAAGGTAATACTCCAACAACTCATATCATCAAACTACCAATTGGCGAAATACAACAAGCAAACGCAACATTAGATCTTAAAGACAGTGTTGAAAATGAGTACCTTTGCATCGAGTTGGCTAAAGCACTAGGGTTTGCAGTTCCCAATGTCCACATGCTCAAAACTGATAACCTGAAAGCTTTAGCTGTAGAGCGATTCGATAGACGCTGGACTAAAGATAAAGCTAACTTACTCCGTCTACCTCAAGAAGACATGTGCCAAGTATTTGGTATGCCATCATCAATCAAGTACGAATCTCAAGGTGGCCCTGGTATTTCGGAAATCATGAAGCTACTAATGGGTTCAAGTAATGCTCTGGAAGATCAGTATAACTTCATGAAGTTACAAGTTTTTCAGTGGATTATAGGGGCAACCGATGGGCATGCTAAGAACTATTCTATTTATATTGAGAAGGGAGGGAGTTATCGTTTAACTCCATTCTACGATATTTTATCAGCATACCCGCTTCTGGGTGGTCGAGGTCTGAATATAAGAAAACTCAAGCTAGCAATGGGACTCAAAGCGACTAGAGGGAAAAAGTATGAAATTAACAAAATCTTACCTCGCCACTTTCTGGATACAGCTAAAGCTGTAAACTTCAGCCAAGATAAGATGCAAGAGATATTGAATGAGCTAAAAGATGAGTTCCCCGAAGCAATCTTACAAGTAAAAGCAAAGCTACCTGAAGATTTCCCTGAGAATATCTCAGATTCAATTTTTGAAAATGCTACAAAGATACTTTCGAAGATTTAG
- a CDS encoding 5-methylcytosine restriction system specificity protein McrC — protein sequence MSNWEREKIGIIPVKNLWLLMLYASDCRYLAEHLADSEASQHDALELVGKVLCDLLESRMRRELSKSFINRKDELNRVRGRVDALQSERKMSLYRGKVFCHFEEVSADTARNRYTLNALQKLQKLTKNKNLLISSKAISQQLKQLGISDIQIVGYSPTSERFGRHENEDRKIIQLAELIHSMMLISESMGSKLLPKPEKQEQWVRKLFEKAVAGFYKLALPKQGWKVSSNKQLRWQVEQESTLIPSLLPTMELDIQLDHHQLKQRIVIDTKFTNIVTKGRFDNTTFKSGYIYQLYTYIMSQKKEQDLLSLASSGMLLHPSVGDHYDEVVTIQGHQLRFCTVDLMAKPSEITKRLENLIL from the coding sequence ATGAGTAACTGGGAACGGGAAAAAATTGGAATCATTCCAGTTAAAAATCTCTGGCTGCTAATGCTGTATGCGTCTGATTGTCGCTATCTAGCTGAGCACCTAGCCGATTCAGAAGCATCGCAGCATGATGCGCTTGAACTGGTTGGTAAAGTGCTTTGTGATCTCCTTGAGTCTAGGATGAGAAGAGAGCTATCCAAGTCTTTCATCAACAGAAAAGATGAGTTGAATCGTGTAAGAGGGAGAGTAGATGCTCTTCAATCAGAAAGAAAAATGTCACTCTATCGGGGAAAAGTTTTCTGTCATTTTGAAGAAGTGTCAGCCGATACTGCCCGCAACCGCTATACCCTAAATGCTTTACAAAAACTCCAAAAGCTAACGAAAAATAAGAACCTTCTCATTAGCTCAAAGGCAATTAGCCAGCAATTAAAACAACTAGGTATTAGCGACATACAGATTGTTGGATACAGCCCCACAAGTGAAAGATTTGGTCGGCATGAAAATGAAGACCGAAAAATTATCCAGCTAGCTGAATTGATCCACAGCATGATGCTAATCAGTGAATCGATGGGGTCTAAATTGTTACCCAAACCAGAGAAACAAGAACAGTGGGTCAGGAAACTATTCGAGAAAGCTGTTGCTGGATTTTACAAGCTAGCATTACCAAAACAGGGGTGGAAGGTTTCATCAAACAAGCAGCTCAGATGGCAAGTTGAACAAGAATCAACTCTCATACCTTCTTTATTACCAACAATGGAGCTGGACATTCAACTGGATCATCACCAACTGAAGCAACGAATTGTCATCGATACAAAATTCACAAATATAGTGACAAAAGGACGCTTCGATAATACGACGTTTAAGAGTGGGTACATTTACCAACTTTATACGTACATCATGAGCCAGAAGAAAGAGCAGGATCTACTTTCGCTGGCATCATCTGGAATGCTTTTACACCCATCAGTGGGAGACCATTATGATGAAGTAGTGACAATACAAGGGCATCAACTACGATTTTGTACTGTTGATTTGATGGCCAAACCGAGTGAAATAACAAAACGCTTAGAAAACCTGATACTTTAA
- a CDS encoding competence protein CoiA family protein — MTMQHVPFGLRIKDHSFVDVSDVARGKKCGCICPSCKTPLIARQGDEKQWHFAHATRKVDNTDKECDFSFFVSVRMMARQVIETGMRITLPEYKCVVSCQAKGTNFKEEFLVAKQTTIELEDVRKEAPFSSCIVDIVGKVKGFCFVVYFTHPNRPLPADLHVSDNQQSGVLEVKLDDTHYLFKEDRAETRQLDRLKLFLQNDLSSKSWVFHPRKASMQKAAYQRLNSAIDSHRVKRHSTTSYSSHGSRVSYQHNDPWLAPRNKSIDPPPAIPKKTATFECIMCNCQWQASLPGQPTCPKCHNHLYASEVSSR, encoded by the coding sequence ATGACCATGCAACACGTTCCATTTGGTTTGAGAATCAAAGACCATTCCTTCGTGGATGTCTCTGATGTTGCTCGCGGAAAGAAATGTGGCTGCATTTGCCCATCCTGTAAAACTCCACTCATAGCTCGACAAGGAGATGAGAAACAATGGCACTTTGCTCATGCAACCCGTAAAGTGGATAACACCGATAAGGAGTGTGATTTTTCCTTCTTTGTTTCCGTCAGGATGATGGCAAGGCAAGTTATCGAAACGGGAATGAGAATTACTCTCCCAGAGTACAAGTGCGTTGTATCTTGTCAGGCTAAAGGGACTAACTTCAAAGAGGAATTTCTGGTAGCAAAACAAACAACGATTGAACTAGAAGACGTACGTAAGGAAGCACCGTTTTCAAGTTGCATTGTCGACATTGTTGGTAAGGTTAAAGGCTTCTGTTTTGTCGTATATTTTACCCACCCAAATCGCCCTCTCCCAGCGGATCTTCATGTTTCTGATAACCAACAAAGTGGTGTGCTAGAAGTAAAACTCGATGATACACACTACCTATTTAAAGAAGATAGAGCTGAAACTAGGCAACTAGATAGACTAAAGCTCTTTCTACAAAATGACCTGTCATCTAAGAGCTGGGTATTTCATCCCCGCAAGGCATCAATGCAAAAAGCAGCATATCAACGTTTGAACTCAGCTATCGATAGCCATCGAGTCAAACGTCACTCAACAACTAGTTACTCTAGTCATGGAAGTCGAGTTTCCTATCAGCACAACGATCCTTGGCTTGCACCAAGAAACAAATCGATAGATCCTCCGCCAGCGATACCCAAAAAAACAGCAACATTCGAATGCATCATGTGTAACTGCCAATGGCAAGCTTCATTGCCAGGGCAACCTACCTGCCCAAAATGTCATAACCACCTGTATGCTAGCGAAGTCTCTTCGAGATAA
- a CDS encoding type II toxin-antitoxin system HipA family toxin, whose product MSKQIEKVEGLKIQLHGIDVAVIAHYAGGKNILTFNPDFVAMPDNLRPVFTLRQMLDPTYLNKPQIRTDKIPPVLSNLLPEGVLRELTAKALRCHINNEFSILAYLGSNLPGAVIAKPIKAGDVPVWALEQRLSTEPQQIDVKHANTKFSLAGVQMKFSSSHVDGRYHIDQEISEDMWIIKTPSTIHKGVPVNEYSCMKLAEAAGADIPEVRLIELSELEGLPSIRLPDEQYAYGIKRFDRSSAGRIHTEDFAQVFGLYPADKYQRVNYEQLGNVLYRTSAERLKDIQQMARRLLINILLGNGDAHLKNWTLIYGDRQSPRLSPLYDVVFTTPYIEHDSLALNMAGTKQWFDITMESFKLWSEKTGAPWVAIKPHILDVMEVARTQWLYLLQGLPMLDEHKVALIQHWKQLSADFQVL is encoded by the coding sequence ATGAGTAAGCAGATAGAGAAGGTGGAAGGTCTAAAGATTCAGCTCCATGGTATCGATGTTGCTGTAATAGCCCATTATGCTGGTGGCAAAAATATACTGACTTTCAACCCAGACTTTGTCGCAATGCCTGATAATCTCCGACCAGTTTTTACTCTGAGGCAGATGCTTGACCCTACTTATTTGAACAAGCCGCAGATTAGAACCGATAAGATCCCTCCAGTCCTTTCCAATCTATTACCTGAGGGAGTATTAAGAGAACTGACGGCGAAAGCGCTTCGTTGCCACATCAACAATGAGTTTTCAATTCTTGCCTATCTTGGCTCCAACTTGCCGGGGGCAGTCATTGCCAAGCCGATTAAAGCGGGCGATGTGCCCGTTTGGGCATTGGAGCAGCGTTTGTCGACAGAGCCCCAGCAAATAGATGTGAAACATGCTAACACCAAGTTCTCTCTAGCTGGCGTACAGATGAAGTTCTCGTCATCTCATGTGGATGGTCGTTACCATATTGATCAGGAAATATCTGAAGACATGTGGATTATCAAGACGCCGTCAACCATCCACAAAGGTGTGCCTGTTAACGAATATAGCTGCATGAAATTGGCTGAGGCGGCGGGGGCTGATATTCCTGAAGTACGATTAATTGAGCTTAGTGAGCTAGAGGGCTTGCCGAGTATTAGGTTGCCAGATGAGCAGTATGCCTACGGTATTAAAAGATTTGATCGCAGCAGTGCAGGTCGTATTCATACCGAAGACTTTGCACAGGTTTTTGGCCTCTATCCGGCAGACAAGTACCAACGAGTCAATTATGAACAACTTGGCAATGTGCTCTATCGAACCAGTGCTGAGCGGTTGAAGGACATTCAGCAAATGGCAAGAAGGTTGCTAATAAACATCTTGCTTGGTAATGGAGACGCTCATTTAAAAAACTGGACGCTCATTTATGGCGATAGGCAATCTCCACGCTTGTCCCCGCTTTATGATGTGGTGTTTACCACACCCTATATCGAACACGATAGCCTTGCTCTCAACATGGCGGGCACCAAACAGTGGTTCGATATCACCATGGAGAGCTTCAAATTATGGTCAGAGAAAACAGGTGCGCCTTGGGTTGCCATCAAACCGCACATTCTGGATGTCATGGAAGTGGCGAGGACTCAATGGTTGTATCTGTTACAAGGCTTACCAATGTTGGATGAACACAAGGTTGCTCTCATTCAGCATTGGAAGCAGTTGAGTGCGGATTTTCAGGTCCTATAA
- a CDS encoding TOTE conflict system archaeo-eukaryotic primase domain-containing protein, which translates to MDELQRIEQQILELRVELSHLEQRRQSLLAQNASSTAGDQHEYSPGQKVALFKAYFRGNDYCYAHRWQNNKGRSGYAVACHNEWQQGLCNKPKTKCLECPNQAFKSLDEDAIYNHLTGKEVIGLYPMLSNNTCWLLAVDFDKSDWQLASIAYVNACRQNGIDCLLERSRSGNGAHVWIFFDKAIEAKLARQLGFFLLDEAMNIHGVLSFESYDRLFPNQDVLPVGGIGNLIALPLQKQSRSCGNSTFVDQSFVACADQWAALVSTKRVAPVKVEALLSNRTHHEQTSADNCQQPPWERSLPTRNAIEGCPEVLQAVIANRLYIPLSSLPNPLIAQLKKVASFSNPKFFKAQGLRLSTNGIARFICLAEIDSGYLSLPRGCLDDLEDICSSNGISLQVEDKRIEGRLLGTIKFVGSLRSAQRKAVDKLLQYDNGVLHAPTAFGKTITAIGLICQRKVNTLVLVHNKQLVEQWQERLKVFALGVDVGVWTGSKKKPTGQIDIATYQSLFNRSDNSVNELIQDYGQVIVDECHHLSAPQFERVLSESHAKFVVGISATLERRDGHHPIIFMQAGRVRHSIKSDQRSRFVQRLEKKALLFDVPLSLISDEPKPHISDVYRWLMLHSERNKVIIEDIKYEVGKGRVPIVLTERREHANIISKLLDDTGLKHQVLVGAMKKKQQADVMEKLATTEVLVATGRFIGEGFDLPRLDTLILALPVSWKGSLIQYVGRIQREFEGKDEVKVIDYVDSKIPMLSRMFKKRDKGYRALGFVEVTDEGLLI; encoded by the coding sequence ATGGATGAGCTTCAAAGGATTGAACAACAGATCTTAGAGCTAAGGGTCGAGCTAAGCCATTTAGAGCAGCGCCGCCAGTCTTTATTAGCTCAAAACGCCAGCTCGACGGCAGGTGATCAACATGAGTATTCTCCAGGACAAAAAGTTGCTTTATTCAAGGCCTACTTTAGGGGAAATGACTATTGTTATGCGCATCGTTGGCAGAACAATAAAGGGAGAAGTGGTTATGCGGTGGCGTGCCATAATGAATGGCAGCAAGGACTCTGCAATAAACCTAAGACTAAATGTTTAGAATGTCCCAACCAAGCGTTCAAGTCTTTAGATGAAGATGCGATCTATAATCACTTAACAGGGAAAGAAGTCATTGGCTTATACCCAATGCTATCGAACAACACATGTTGGTTGCTAGCCGTTGATTTCGACAAAAGTGACTGGCAATTAGCATCAATAGCTTATGTCAATGCATGCCGACAGAATGGAATTGATTGCCTACTAGAGCGCTCAAGGTCTGGGAATGGCGCACACGTGTGGATTTTCTTCGATAAAGCCATAGAAGCCAAACTAGCTCGTCAGTTAGGTTTTTTCCTCTTAGATGAAGCGATGAACATTCATGGTGTTTTATCTTTTGAGTCTTACGATAGGCTTTTTCCCAACCAAGATGTACTTCCAGTAGGAGGTATTGGCAATTTGATAGCTTTGCCATTGCAAAAGCAATCACGGTCGTGTGGTAATTCGACATTTGTTGACCAATCATTCGTTGCTTGTGCCGATCAATGGGCTGCTCTGGTTTCAACAAAACGTGTAGCGCCTGTAAAAGTCGAAGCACTTTTAAGTAATCGAACACATCACGAGCAGACATCGGCAGATAACTGTCAGCAACCCCCTTGGGAGCGCTCTCTACCCACTAGGAACGCTATAGAAGGTTGCCCTGAAGTGTTGCAAGCGGTTATTGCTAATCGACTCTATATCCCGTTGTCTAGTCTCCCTAACCCTTTAATCGCCCAGTTAAAGAAAGTCGCATCTTTCTCAAATCCAAAGTTCTTCAAGGCTCAGGGATTGCGCTTATCGACAAATGGAATTGCTCGGTTCATTTGTCTAGCGGAGATAGACAGCGGCTATTTGAGTTTGCCAAGAGGGTGCTTGGATGATTTGGAGGATATCTGTTCCTCTAATGGAATTTCGTTACAGGTAGAAGACAAGAGGATTGAAGGGCGGCTATTAGGCACTATTAAATTTGTTGGCTCCCTGCGTTCAGCGCAACGTAAAGCTGTTGATAAACTTCTTCAATATGACAATGGCGTACTTCATGCGCCTACAGCATTTGGCAAAACGATTACCGCCATTGGCCTCATATGCCAAAGAAAAGTTAATACGTTAGTGTTAGTTCACAACAAACAGCTCGTAGAACAATGGCAAGAGAGACTCAAGGTTTTTGCTCTGGGGGTTGATGTTGGAGTGTGGACTGGAAGCAAGAAAAAGCCAACAGGGCAGATCGATATTGCGACGTATCAAAGTTTGTTCAACAGGAGTGATAATAGTGTCAATGAACTGATTCAGGACTATGGGCAAGTCATAGTCGATGAATGCCATCATCTGTCAGCACCTCAATTTGAACGAGTTCTATCTGAGTCGCATGCCAAATTTGTTGTTGGGATAAGTGCTACTTTAGAAAGGCGAGATGGACATCACCCTATTATCTTCATGCAAGCGGGTAGGGTCAGGCATAGCATCAAGTCTGACCAAAGATCTCGATTTGTTCAGCGATTGGAAAAGAAAGCTTTGTTATTTGATGTGCCGCTAAGTTTGATTTCGGATGAACCCAAACCTCATATTTCTGATGTGTACCGTTGGTTGATGCTGCACTCTGAACGTAACAAGGTCATTATTGAGGACATTAAATATGAAGTTGGTAAAGGAAGAGTCCCTATCGTATTAACAGAGCGAAGAGAGCATGCCAATATAATATCTAAGCTACTTGATGATACGGGACTTAAACATCAAGTGCTTGTCGGTGCAATGAAAAAAAAGCAGCAAGCAGACGTCATGGAGAAACTAGCAACCACCGAAGTACTTGTTGCTACTGGGAGGTTTATCGGGGAGGGTTTCGACTTACCCAGGCTAGATACTCTAATTTTAGCACTACCAGTATCCTGGAAAGGTTCACTTATTCAGTATGTTGGTCGAATACAGCGTGAGTTTGAAGGGAAAGATGAAGTTAAAGTTATCGACTACGTCGACTCGAAAATCCCTATGCTGTCTAGGATGTTTAAGAAAAGAGATAAAGGTTATAGAGCGTTGGGTTTTGTGGAGGTTACAGACGAGGGTTTGCTTATATAG
- the hipB gene encoding type II toxin-antitoxin system antitoxin HipB, with translation MIYSPKQLADMMLLIRQKNGWTQSELAKRVGIKQATISNFENSPDKTTLSTFFKLIQAMELTLSIQEKAQVSSQDSQDDENW, from the coding sequence ATGATATATAGTCCAAAGCAACTCGCTGACATGATGCTCCTAATAAGGCAAAAGAACGGCTGGACTCAATCAGAGTTAGCCAAAAGGGTAGGCATAAAGCAAGCAACTATCTCAAACTTCGAAAATAGTCCTGATAAGACAACACTTTCGACTTTCTTTAAACTTATTCAGGCGATGGAACTGACACTGAGCATCCAGGAAAAAGCACAAGTAAGTTCACAAGATAGCCAAGATGATGAGAACTGGTAA